A genomic stretch from Sulfurihydrogenibium azorense Az-Fu1 includes:
- a CDS encoding YebC/PmpR family DNA-binding transcriptional regulator — protein sequence MAGHSKWHNIKNKKAKMDAIRGKIFTKVIKEITVAARLGGGDPEANPRLRMAIEKAKEVNMPSENIERAIKRGTGELEGVNYEEVRYEGYGPEGVAIIVEATTDNRNRTTAEVRHIFSKYGGNLGSSGCVSFLFEDKGVINVEKSKYSEEEILEKALEAGAEDVITDDEDYYEIRTSVQDFYKVKENLEKMGVEIARAELTKIPTTTVKITNEETATKLMKLLDALEDNDDVQKVYANFDIPEELLQKIEG from the coding sequence ATGGCTGGACACAGTAAATGGCACAACATTAAAAATAAAAAAGCTAAAATGGATGCAATAAGAGGTAAGATATTTACAAAAGTTATCAAAGAGATAACAGTGGCTGCAAGACTTGGTGGAGGAGACCCTGAAGCAAACCCAAGACTTAGAATGGCTATAGAAAAGGCAAAAGAAGTAAACATGCCTTCTGAAAACATAGAGAGAGCAATAAAAAGAGGAACCGGAGAGTTAGAAGGAGTTAATTACGAAGAAGTAAGATACGAAGGGTACGGTCCAGAAGGTGTTGCAATTATAGTAGAAGCTACAACAGACAACAGAAATAGAACAACTGCAGAAGTAAGACATATTTTTTCCAAGTATGGTGGAAACTTAGGATCATCAGGTTGTGTTTCATTTTTATTTGAAGATAAAGGAGTTATAAACGTTGAAAAATCAAAGTACTCAGAAGAAGAAATATTAGAAAAAGCCTTAGAAGCTGGAGCTGAAGATGTTATAACAGATGATGAAGATTACTACGAAATAAGAACTTCTGTCCAAGACTTTTACAAAGTTAAAGAAAACCTTGAAAAGATGGGAGTAGAAATAGCAAGAGCTGAGCTTACAAAAATACCTACAACTACAGTAAAAATAACAAATGAAGAAACAGCTACAAAACTCATGAAACTCTTAGATGCCCTTGAAGATAACGACGACGTGCAAAAAGTATACGCAAACTTTGATATTCCAGAAGAATTGCTCCAAAAGATAGAAGGATAA
- a CDS encoding crossover junction endodeoxyribonuclease RuvC, translating to MKIISLDPSTSKTGYAVAEVYEDKISLIEYGSILLKGKKNTLKLLFETLQDKINQHSIEAVILETPFYSINAQTLIKLGEVRGVILLLAQINNLKVFQYTPAEVKIAATGYGRSSKEEVINMVNRIFNLDIQDSDIADSLAILYCHTLQKVEV from the coding sequence TTGAAAATCATATCGTTAGACCCATCAACTTCCAAAACTGGGTATGCTGTAGCAGAAGTTTACGAAGATAAAATAAGCTTAATAGAGTATGGAAGTATCCTTCTAAAAGGGAAAAAAAACACTTTAAAGCTACTATTTGAAACTCTTCAAGATAAAATAAACCAACATAGTATAGAAGCTGTAATACTAGAGACACCTTTTTACAGTATTAACGCCCAGACTCTTATAAAGTTAGGAGAAGTAAGAGGAGTAATACTACTTTTAGCACAGATAAATAACTTAAAAGTTTTTCAGTACACACCAGCAGAAGTAAAGATAGCAGCAACAGGATACGGCAGGTCTTCAAAAGAAGAAGTGATCAACATGGTAAACAGAATATTTAACTTAGATATTCAAGATAGTGATATAGCAGACTCTCTGGCAATACTTTACTGTCATACATTACAGAAGGTAGAAGTATGA
- the rdgB gene encoding RdgB/HAM1 family non-canonical purine NTP pyrophosphatase, whose translation MKILVATTNEGKLREIKSILSDLDVELLSLKDMDNIIDVEEDRKTFLENAIKKATQYANFYKLPVIAEDSGLEVDALEGYPGVYSARFYSIDYGGKVEDESLSKDEKNNLKLLKLLEGKQNRKGRYKTVVVYYDPEKAVGIWTEGVCEGEIGKKPEGSGGFGYDPIFIPEGYDKTMAQLPPEEKNKISHRGKALNKLKELLIKIGVVKVGN comes from the coding sequence ATGAAAATACTTGTAGCTACAACAAATGAAGGAAAATTAAGAGAAATCAAGTCAATACTTTCAGACTTGGATGTAGAACTTTTATCTCTTAAGGATATGGATAACATTATAGATGTAGAAGAGGATAGAAAAACATTTTTAGAAAATGCAATAAAAAAGGCTACCCAGTATGCAAACTTTTACAAACTCCCTGTTATAGCTGAAGATTCAGGGTTAGAAGTTGATGCTTTAGAGGGTTATCCGGGCGTTTACTCTGCAAGATTTTACAGTATAGATTACGGTGGAAAGGTAGAAGATGAAAGTCTTTCAAAAGATGAGAAAAATAACTTAAAACTTTTAAAACTACTTGAAGGTAAACAAAACAGAAAAGGAAGGTATAAAACTGTAGTTGTTTACTACGACCCTGAAAAGGCTGTGGGTATATGGACAGAAGGAGTGTGTGAAGGAGAGATAGGAAAAAAACCAGAAGGGTCAGGAGGATTTGGATACGACCCTATATTTATACCAGAAGGATACGACAAAACAATGGCACAGCTTCCACCAGAAGAAAAAAATAAGATAAGTCATAGAGGAAAAGCTTTAAATAAGTTAAAAGAGTTATTAATTAAAATTGGAGTAGTAAAGGTTGGAAATTAA
- a CDS encoding MoaD/ThiS family protein, which produces MEIKVNYRGQEKILSFDKDKVKAKDVLKALGLSKDFAFVVKNGEIVDENETITQNDEVRVINAISGGKNN; this is translated from the coding sequence TTGGAAATTAAAGTTAATTATAGAGGACAAGAAAAAATTTTAAGTTTTGATAAAGACAAAGTTAAAGCCAAGGATGTATTAAAAGCCCTTGGTTTGTCAAAAGATTTTGCCTTTGTAGTTAAAAATGGTGAGATTGTAGATGAAAACGAAACTATAACTCAAAACGACGAAGTTAGAGTTATAAACGCAATATCTGGAGGAAAAAATAATTGA
- a CDS encoding TIGR00269 family protein has protein sequence MRKCFKCSQKAQVYLPQHRLSLCKDHYLQWFDNRVEKTIKEFKMFKKEDKILVAVSGGKDSLSLWKALTNLGYQADGFYINLGIGEYSEKSEKLATAFSEKIGRPLYKISLKQEIMPIPEIKKHDSRPTCSVCGTVKRYYMNKFAKDNGYKIIATGHNLDDEAAVLFSNTLNWSVEYLKRQYPVLPEEDGFIRKVKPLCKISEKESAMYAILSGIEYIEEECPFSEGATSIDYKIFLSQLEEKSPGTKLRFYSEFLRKMYPILQKSEEKPQLRPCKICGEPSINEICSVCSLKLKLKKQEEKA, from the coding sequence TTGAGAAAATGTTTTAAATGTAGTCAAAAAGCCCAAGTTTACCTTCCACAACATAGACTCTCTCTATGTAAAGACCACTATTTACAGTGGTTTGACAACAGAGTAGAAAAAACTATCAAAGAATTTAAAATGTTTAAAAAAGAAGATAAAATATTAGTTGCAGTATCAGGAGGTAAAGACAGCCTTTCCCTATGGAAAGCTTTAACAAACTTAGGTTATCAAGCTGATGGATTTTATATAAACCTTGGAATAGGAGAGTACTCTGAAAAATCAGAAAAGCTTGCAACTGCATTTTCAGAAAAAATAGGAAGACCACTTTATAAAATATCTTTAAAACAAGAGATAATGCCTATTCCGGAGATAAAAAAACACGACTCAAGACCAACCTGTTCTGTGTGTGGAACAGTTAAAAGGTACTATATGAACAAGTTTGCAAAAGATAACGGTTATAAAATAATAGCAACAGGTCATAACCTTGACGATGAAGCAGCTGTTTTATTTTCAAACACTTTAAACTGGAGCGTAGAATACTTAAAAAGACAGTACCCAGTTTTACCAGAAGAAGATGGGTTTATAAGAAAAGTAAAGCCACTGTGTAAAATCTCAGAAAAAGAAAGTGCAATGTACGCAATTTTATCAGGTATAGAGTACATAGAAGAAGAGTGTCCATTTTCAGAAGGAGCCACTTCCATAGATTACAAAATCTTTTTATCCCAGCTTGAGGAAAAAAGTCCCGGTACAAAACTTCGCTTTTACAGTGAGTTTCTAAGAAAAATGTACCCTATACTTCAAAAGTCAGAAGAAAAACCCCAGCTTAGACCTTGTAAAATATGCGGAGAGCCATCAATTAACGAAATATGTTCTGTATGCAGTCTCAAACTCAAACTAAAAAAGCAGGAGGAAAAAGCTTGA